The DNA region AAAGGGCCACGAAGAAGGCATCGACCACGAATGGCTGAATGAACTCGGGCGGGATAGCGAAAAGGGACCGGTACTCAAGGTCTTCTTCGACAAGTTCATGTACAGCCGGGTCTAACCGAGTCCGTTGTAACCATAGCGATCCGGATCGGGAGGCGTGAGTTTCCCAGCCCATTCGGCTACCGATGCCAACCCCGCCACAGCCAGCAACGCCTGGAAGGGGATCGTGGGCAGGGCAAACCGGCCGTTCCCAAAAAACAATGCGGCCACGAACGCCGTCAAAACAATCTGCGGCAAGGCAACCACGATCAGCCGACGGCCGCTTGGGGTCAACACTCCCGCCAATAATCCCAATCCCGCCCCGATCAGCAACCCGACGTTGAATACGGTGGAAGCCGACCGGACAGCCAGAAAGAGATCCCGTTGCCGATCCATACCCGGCACGACGACTTTGCCTGGAGTGGTCTGGAACGCCCAATAGGGCACATCGCTTGGCGAGGCAAATGTGGCCGCGATTTTGGCCGGGACCAAGCGGAACGAGTGGCCTGGATCCTCGCGGATCGCCTGGAGAGCCGCTTGCCGGGATTCGCGCTCGTTGGCAACCTCGCCAGCCGGCGTATCCGGTTTGCCTGGCGGGGTTTGGTACCGGCCGGTTGCCGACGCGTTGTGGCCGATCCAGAGGTTGTCACCGCCGTTGAGGGAAACGAATGCCACCACACCGTGCGACCGCCAAGTCCGCACGACCCAAGGGGTCACCGTGGTCAGGGCCACCATCAGGCACAGGACGACCGCTGCCCACCGTTTAGGTTTTCGGTGTTCGGCTTGCGGCCCAGGGGCGGCAGCCAAGGCCAGCGGGACGAGGATCGCCTGTGGACGCACCAGAGTGGCCAACCCAGCCAAAAACCCCGCATACCCCCACCTCGGGTACCCCTGCGCCCACAGGACCAGATAAACCGACCCCAAAATCAAACACGTGTAGAGGGGCTCCGATGCGATGACCCCGCTGTAGGCCACCATCCCCGGGCTCAAAACGGTCACCAGTCCCGCGGCAAACCCCAGCCACCGGCTCCCCGTCAACCGAAAGCCAACCGCCGAGCACAAAACCCCGCAAAGCAGGGTCAACAAGGCATTTGCCGCCTTGGCGGCAAGGAGAGACGGGCCAAAAACACGGAAAACCAACGACAGGAACAAAGGAAATCCCGGTGGCCAATAGGCCGTGTGGCCGAGCGGTGTGGTGTACCCCATCCCTTGCGCCAGCCCCACGGCACGGTCAAAGTACCAGCCGAAATCGGTCACCGGCTGCGTATCCACCGTGGCTAGCCACCAAAGGCGGACAGTTCCGCCTACAAGGGCCAGCACCAGCCACGGCCAGTTCCTCGCCCACCAATTCGACCGTGCCGCCATGGTCCTATTGTGGTGGCATCGTCATCCACATCACCGGTTGACCAAGGGAGTGAAGGAAACGCCGTACTGGCCGGTTACCTTCCACCCATCCCACGTGCCTTCCCAACGCCCAAAAACCCAATCTTGGCTTTGGAATGAGCGCGTTTGACTGTCAAGGTGGACAAAATTGTAGTGCTTGGACACATGGTCGCCGTTTGCAACTCCCAGGAAGGGTTTGAGTTCTAACCCCCTTTCATTGGAATCTGGTCCAGTGGCCGAGGCTTCGATGGGGATCCATCCGATGCCTTCGCCCCAGAATTCGGCCGCCACATGGTAGCTGTTGGTGGTTTCGGGGCCCCAAGCCACATTCGTCCCGGCATTCCGGCCCTGGCGGAGCCGGGCAGGGATGCCGTTCAACCGCAAAATGTCGACAGCCAGGGCGTTGAGCTCGCCGCAGGCCCCGAACCCGTTGCGAACGCACGCGGGAACCCCCCGTTCGCCATTCTCGATGAACTTGTATCGGAAACCCTTCTGGATGTGTTCCAGAACCCGTTTGGCGAAGACGACGTCGCGCTCGCCATCGATTCGGCGGAGACCCCGGCTCTGAATCCATTTTTGGGCTACTGCAGCATCTTCAGGTTCGTCGATCCTCAGCCAGGAAGAGCGGTTCGGTAAAGTCGGCTCCTTTTCAGGGGGGCCCTCCTTGAGGATCCGGCGGTTGAGGGTCAGGGTGGCTTTGAACCGTATCGTGAGCGTAGTCCGCGTCCGGTCGTTGGCCGGGGCTTCGAGCAGCCAATATTGGCTGCCGTACTGGTCGAAAATCTTCCTGACCCCGTATCGCACGCCATATGCTGAAATCTCAAGGTCGTCCAAAGTCTGGCCTTCGTCCGATGGGCACGTGCCAAACCCAACGCCCCAGGTGATCATCCATATATTTGGTGCCGCCATCGTGTGTTCCTCGGTAATCACGACGGAATTCGCTTTGGTCGTTTCCATATGAAGCGGCCCCGCGAGGTCCACGTCTCCGAGATTGGTGAGGTTGATTCCTAGGGCAACGGCGAGCAACACACAAAAATTCTATCCGAATACGCGGATCAAGCGTCATCAAGGATTTCGGGGTCGATCCGGCGTTCGCCGCCATGGTCGACCCAGTATGCGGCCGATTGCGGGTTGACCGAAAGCACTTTGACGAATTCCCTTCCCGAAAACAGGCATCCGGCCCCCCCATCGCAGGCCAGGGTTTGCCCCATCGACCCATTGGCCACCATGGCCGCCAAACTCGGTCGCCTTTCCGGCTCCTCGTCGTAATGGGGGCAAAAGTCGAGGGGGATCCAGCCGAGCCCATCCATGGGAGACAACTCTCCATGGAACGAATCCGTGCTGCACCGCCGGAACCAACAGTTCGCCCCTGCCGAGGTACCGGCAAGCGGAATGCCTTGCTCCCACGCGGCTTTCAGAATCGAATCGAGATTCCAAGCCCGCCAAAGCGCAAGCATGTTGTATGTCGAGCCCCCACTCACATAGATCACGTCTTGGTTCAGGATGAAATCTTCGAGGTCGCGGCTTGGTGGTCGGAAGAGTTCGCAGGTGGTGGGGCGGCAGGCTAACCCTTCAACCGATTTGTTGAAGCGAGCGATGCGCGTCAAGGAATCGCCCGATGCCGTCGGGATCAGGCAAATTTTGGGATTTGGGCGGGAAGCCAACCCCAAAACGTACCGATCCAGGGCCGCCCGGTGCGGCTGGTCGGAATCGAAAGCCCCTCCGCCAATCGCAAAGATCGTCATGGACAGAGGTTACTCCCCGGCTCCTCCCCAGTAAACTAGCGGGGTGGGTTTGGAGCGGAAACCGGGGAAGACGAAGAAAAAACGCCGGGCCCGATGGGGCCGGATCACCCTTGTGGCTGCCTTCCTCGCCCTCGCGGCTTACGGTTGGTCGTGTTGGGATGTGTACGCCTACTCCAAATCGACCTCCTCAAAAAAGGCGGATGCCGCCATCGTTTTGGGCGCGGCGGCGTGGGGCCCCAAACCGAGCCCGGTTTTCGCCGCCCGGCTAGACCATGCGGCGGAACTTTACAAATCAGGGCAAGTGAAAAAAATCGTCGTGACGGGCGGGGTGGGGCGCCTAGGCGGTCCGAGCGAGGCATCGGTCGGGGCCGATTACCTGGCCAAACACGGGGTTGCCAAACGCGACATCATCCAAGAAGACATCTCCCGCCGCACCTACGACAACCTCCGTAATGCCCAAAAACTGATGGTGTGCAACGGATTGCAATCTGCCCTTGTCGTCAGCGACCCGCTGCACATGCGGCGGGCCATCGTGTCTTGCGGTGCTTTGGGGTTGCCGGCCGAACCGTCGCCAACCCCCACATCGGCCTACAAAACCTGGGAGTCCAAACTCAAATTCCTCTTGCGAGAGGGCTCCAACATGCTCGGCGTCCGGTTGGGACTGGTTCAGTGATCATTTCTTGATCTCGAACGAGTCATAGAGCTCGCCGGTGGCCAAGCGGGCCTCGTATTTGATCGTATCCGGGGCCACGCGAATCACCTGGTAAAGCTGCTTGTACTCCCCGAGTTTGGTCATACGGTCTTTGGCGTCGTCGCCCACGTTGTACTGTTTAGGGCCGCTGACCGAAACAACCAGGTAGGTCGTGCCTTTTTTGGTGCTGACCCCGCTGGGGAGGTTCATTCGTCCATAGCTGTGGTCGTGCCCTTGCAGAACCAAATCGACCTTGTGTTTGAGCAGGATCGGCAGCCACAGTTCGCGCAGGGCCTTGTTGTCGCGCCCGTTGGCCGTGCTGTACATCGGGTGGTGGAACGTCACAATCACCCAATTGGCCTTGGTGGCATCGAGGGTTTTGTCCAGCCAAACCGCTTGCTCGGCCGTCTTTTCGTTCGAATTCAAACTGATGATCCGAGCGCCTTGGTAATCAAAATAGTAGTTTGTGTCTTCCAGCCCCGCGACCCCGTTGTGCGGGTAATGGAATTGTGGCCGCCACAGTTTGCTCAGCCCGTTTTTGTATTCGTGGTTGCCCGGCGTCGCGATGCTGGGCACGGTCGCGTGCAACCATCCGCCCGCATAAAACCACTCCGCCCATTCGTGATCGGCTTCGGCCACGTTGATCAGATCGCCCGCATGCAGCATAAAATCGGCATAAGGCGCATCTTTGGCCGATTGCCGGACAACCCGGCTCCACATCGACTTGATATCGTTTTGCGCGTCGCCGAAATAGACGAAGGTGAACGGCTTGGGTTGGGAACTCGCCGTTTTAAAGTCGTACCACTCGCTCCACTTGACCCCGTCGCCAACCCGGTAGGAATACCTGGTGTCGGGTTTGAGGCCCGTCAGACTAGCCGTGTGGTAGTAGGCCGACCCACCTTCGGCCAAGTCGACATTTTGGGAAACCGCCTTTGCGCTTGACGTGTTGGATACAAACCGAGGATCGGCGGAGGCGACGGCATACTGCAATTCAGCCCCACCTGAAACCGCTTCGGTGCGCCAGGTGACCACGGCCGTCGTCGCAGGATCGTTGCCCCAAGTGAGCAAAACCCGGCTGGGCGTCGTGTCCTCGGCGGCGGGAACGGTCGATTTGGGCATGGCGACCGCAAAGTAAGTTGCGATGCTGAACAGAGCGATGCCAGATGCGAAAATCGGTTTCACAAGGGGAATTTTGGCTTAACAAATGTTAAGGCAGGGTTTTGGCCTGGGGTCCGGCTGGGCCTTCCACGGGAGGATGCGCGGAGTCGGGTCGGGGACAGATGGCCAGGCCGCCCTTTAGAGGGAGACTCCCAGCACATCCAGGATCCGCTGCAAATCCTCGTCGCTGTAAAACGAAATGGTCATCTTCCCGCCGACCTTGTCGGCCGCGAGTTGCACCGGAGTGCCGAAGTATTCGCTCAGCCCCTGCTCCAGGGCCAGCCAGTTCGGGTCTGAATGGGCTGGTGCGGAGACGCTCCGGGGTTTTTGGCCACCAAGTCGCGGCGATTCGACCGATCGGGCCAGCTTTTCGGCTTCGCGGACGCTGAGCCCCTCCCGGATGATCCTTTCGAACAGGGCGGCCTGGCGGACGGGCGATTCCACCATCAGCAAGGCCCGGGCGTGGCCTTCGCTCAGTTCGCCCGAATATATCGCCTGAGTGATCCGCTCCGGAAGCTTGAGGAGCCGCATGGTGTTGGAAATCGCAACCCGAGACTTGCCGACCCTCTGGGCGATCTGTTCCTGGCTGAGCCCGAACTCATCGGCAAGCTTGCGGTAGGCCAGGGCGCATTCCATCGGCGTGATGTCCTCCCGCTGGACATTTTCAATCAAGGCGATTTCCAGCGAGGCCTGGGCGCTTGCCGCCCGCACGATGACCGGCACTTCGGCCAAGCCGGCGAGTTTGGAAGCGCGGAGCCGCCGCTCACCGGCAATCAATTCGTACTCGCCTTCTGCCAGAGGACGGACGATAAGGGGTTGCAAGACCCCGAATTCGCGGATGGAGGCGGCGAGCTCGGCGATTTTTTCGTCGTCGAACTGCGTCCGGGGTTGGCGGGAGTTCGTTTTGATCGAACCTACCGGGAGCACATTGGCCGATTCTTCAGCCTGTTCGCCTAAGAGTTGCGAAAGTCCCTTACCAAGTGCACGCCTCATTTTTTACTCAAAATCTCGTCGGCCAGTTCGAAGTAGGCCAGCGCCCCTTTCGAATCCGGGAACAGGCAGACCGCCGGTTCCCCGAAACCGGGGGCTTCCCCCAAACGGACGTTGCGCGGCACCTGGACGCCGGACACTTTTTCCCCAAAATAGGACTTGACGTCTTCGGCCACCTGTTGGCTGAGCTTGTTGCGGCTGTCCACCATCGTCAGGACAACCTTGGCGATTTGGATCCCTGGGTTGATGCGCTTGCGCACGATCTCCACTGTTTTGGAGAGCTGGCTCAACCCTTCTAGGGCGTAAAACTCGCTTTGCAACGGCACGACCACCCCATCGCAAGCGGCGAGGATGTTGATCGTTAGGATCCCCAGGCTGGGCGGCGCATCGATCAGGATGAAATCGTAATGGCTTTTGATTGGTTCTAACGC from Armatimonadota bacterium includes:
- a CDS encoding glycosyltransferase family 39 protein encodes the protein MAARSNWWARNWPWLVLALVGGTVRLWWLATVDTQPVTDFGWYFDRAVGLAQGMGYTTPLGHTAYWPPGFPLFLSLVFRVFGPSLLAAKAANALLTLLCGVLCSAVGFRLTGSRWLGFAAGLVTVLSPGMVAYSGVIASEPLYTCLILGSVYLVLWAQGYPRWGYAGFLAGLATLVRPQAILVPLALAAAPGPQAEHRKPKRWAAVVLCLMVALTTVTPWVVRTWRSHGVVAFVSLNGGDNLWIGHNASATGRYQTPPGKPDTPAGEVANERESRQAALQAIREDPGHSFRLVPAKIAATFASPSDVPYWAFQTTPGKVVVPGMDRQRDLFLAVRSASTVFNVGLLIGAGLGLLAGVLTPSGRRLIVVALPQIVLTAFVAALFFGNGRFALPTIPFQALLAVAGLASVAEWAGKLTPPDPDRYGYNGLG
- a CDS encoding transglutaminase domain-containing protein, giving the protein MLLAVALGINLTNLGDVDLAGPLHMETTKANSVVITEEHTMAAPNIWMITWGVGFGTCPSDEGQTLDDLEISAYGVRYGVRKIFDQYGSQYWLLEAPANDRTRTTLTIRFKATLTLNRRILKEGPPEKEPTLPNRSSWLRIDEPEDAAVAQKWIQSRGLRRIDGERDVVFAKRVLEHIQKGFRYKFIENGERGVPACVRNGFGACGELNALAVDILRLNGIPARLRQGRNAGTNVAWGPETTNSYHVAAEFWGEGIGWIPIEASATGPDSNERGLELKPFLGVANGDHVSKHYNFVHLDSQTRSFQSQDWVFGRWEGTWDGWKVTGQYGVSFTPLVNR
- a CDS encoding peptidase E, which encodes MTIFAIGGGAFDSDQPHRAALDRYVLGLASRPNPKICLIPTASGDSLTRIARFNKSVEGLACRPTTCELFRPPSRDLEDFILNQDVIYVSGGSTYNMLALWRAWNLDSILKAAWEQGIPLAGTSAGANCWFRRCSTDSFHGELSPMDGLGWIPLDFCPHYDEEPERRPSLAAMVANGSMGQTLACDGGAGCLFSGREFVKVLSVNPQSAAYWVDHGGERRIDPEILDDA
- a CDS encoding YdcF family protein is translated as MERKPGKTKKKRRARWGRITLVAAFLALAAYGWSCWDVYAYSKSTSSKKADAAIVLGAAAWGPKPSPVFAARLDHAAELYKSGQVKKIVVTGGVGRLGGPSEASVGADYLAKHGVAKRDIIQEDISRRTYDNLRNAQKLMVCNGLQSALVVSDPLHMRRAIVSCGALGLPAEPSPTPTSAYKTWESKLKFLLREGSNMLGVRLGLVQ
- a CDS encoding metallophosphoesterase family protein; amino-acid sequence: MKPIFASGIALFSIATYFAVAMPKSTVPAAEDTTPSRVLLTWGNDPATTAVVTWRTEAVSGGAELQYAVASADPRFVSNTSSAKAVSQNVDLAEGGSAYYHTASLTGLKPDTRYSYRVGDGVKWSEWYDFKTASSQPKPFTFVYFGDAQNDIKSMWSRVVRQSAKDAPYADFMLHAGDLINVAEADHEWAEWFYAGGWLHATVPSIATPGNHEYKNGLSKLWRPQFHYPHNGVAGLEDTNYYFDYQGARIISLNSNEKTAEQAVWLDKTLDATKANWVIVTFHHPMYSTANGRDNKALRELWLPILLKHKVDLVLQGHDHSYGRMNLPSGVSTKKGTTYLVVSVSGPKQYNVGDDAKDRMTKLGEYKQLYQVIRVAPDTIKYEARLATGELYDSFEIKK
- a CDS encoding ParB/RepB/Spo0J family partition protein — its product is MRRALGKGLSQLLGEQAEESANVLPVGSIKTNSRQPRTQFDDEKIAELAASIREFGVLQPLIVRPLAEGEYELIAGERRLRASKLAGLAEVPVIVRAASAQASLEIALIENVQREDITPMECALAYRKLADEFGLSQEQIAQRVGKSRVAISNTMRLLKLPERITQAIYSGELSEGHARALLMVESPVRQAALFERIIREGLSVREAEKLARSVESPRLGGQKPRSVSAPAHSDPNWLALEQGLSEYFGTPVQLAADKVGGKMTISFYSDEDLQRILDVLGVSL
- a CDS encoding ParA family protein — protein: MPIYGVVNQKGGVGKTTTSVNLSAALALRGKRVLLVDADPQGNATTGLGIEKNTVQATLFDVFSAVVEDSGDGAVQAAVIPTKVNRLDMIPATLDLAGAEPVLLNAVGKEMILRDALEPIKSHYDFILIDAPPSLGILTINILAACDGVVVPLQSEFYALEGLSQLSKTVEIVRKRINPGIQIAKVVLTMVDSRNKLSQQVAEDVKSYFGEKVSGVQVPRNVRLGEAPGFGEPAVCLFPDSKGALAYFELADEILSKK